A single Bremerella cremea DNA region contains:
- a CDS encoding ABC transporter ATP-binding protein, with product MLKTYDLTKKYGKFLALDHANIEVAEGECCGVLGPNGAGKSTLFRLLMGFLRPTHGQATIGGKDCQHEKVAVHSLVSYLPGDVRLFGEMKGRDVLEFFADIHPRGNRERSYATAKRLDLDITRRVGYMSTGMRQKLGLSIALATDAPMLIMDEPTTSLDPNVRAEVIRMIGEAHKSGRTVVICSHVLSEIEDICNRAIIMRQGHVVHDQNLEDLARRHAVTFQLAQPLPSVPDNLRDRIANIRQTEGSFSLETDGDLRDVMAWLAQLPLSNMKAQRLGLREVYDRYHAPESEQAA from the coding sequence ATGCTGAAAACGTACGATTTAACCAAGAAATACGGCAAATTCCTGGCTCTCGATCATGCCAACATCGAGGTTGCCGAGGGAGAATGTTGCGGCGTTCTTGGGCCGAACGGGGCTGGAAAATCGACCCTGTTTCGCTTGCTAATGGGTTTTCTGCGTCCCACCCACGGCCAAGCCACCATTGGCGGCAAAGACTGCCAGCACGAGAAAGTCGCCGTCCACAGCTTGGTCTCGTACCTGCCTGGCGATGTCCGTCTGTTCGGTGAAATGAAAGGGCGGGACGTTCTCGAATTCTTTGCCGACATCCACCCGCGCGGCAATCGCGAACGTTCGTACGCCACGGCCAAACGGTTAGATCTCGATATCACTCGCCGCGTTGGCTACATGAGCACCGGCATGCGGCAGAAGCTGGGGCTTTCCATTGCCCTGGCAACCGATGCCCCAATGCTCATCATGGACGAACCCACCACTAGCCTCGATCCCAACGTCCGGGCCGAAGTCATTCGCATGATCGGCGAAGCCCACAAGTCAGGTCGCACGGTGGTTATCTGTTCGCACGTGTTGTCCGAAATCGAGGATATCTGCAATCGGGCCATTATCATGCGGCAAGGGCACGTGGTTCACGATCAAAACCTGGAAGACCTCGCCCGGCGGCATGCCGTAACCTTTCAACTCGCGCAGCCGCTGCCTAGCGTGCCAGATAATCTTCGCGATCGTATCGCCAACATTCGCCAAACCGAAGGCTCTTTCAGCCTCGAAACGGATGGAGATTTACGCGACGTCATGGCCTGGCTTGCCCAGCTTCCACTCAGCAACATGAAAGCCCAACGCTTAGGGCTGCGCGAAGTTTACGACCGCTATCATGCCCCCGAAAGCGAGCAGGCCGCATGA
- a CDS encoding FHA domain-containing protein, which translates to MASITLRIIDGADRGAVYEELETPVSIGREEGNTLQLKDDRVSRFHLKIQEDHGKIVLTDLESTNGTRVNGEDVHLRILRHGDMIQVGRSVIIYGSEKQIAVRLAALRKQQEAQNGDLPAEDRTSGPGESPDAESSLEFELNWNAQQDDLQAAIYSLQPPELPERLSPAQAAQLAELMDYIHIRLRHLLVSVEVNERTESVVLEMREWQSLLDLQARLAVLLRSIGEPE; encoded by the coding sequence ATGGCTAGCATCACGTTGCGTATTATTGACGGCGCCGACCGGGGGGCGGTTTACGAAGAGTTGGAGACGCCGGTTTCCATTGGGCGGGAAGAAGGCAATACGCTGCAGCTGAAGGATGATCGCGTCAGCCGTTTTCACCTGAAGATTCAGGAAGATCACGGCAAGATTGTGCTGACCGATCTGGAAAGCACCAACGGCACCCGCGTTAATGGCGAAGATGTTCACCTAAGAATCTTGCGGCATGGAGACATGATCCAAGTCGGGCGCTCGGTCATTATCTACGGTTCCGAAAAACAAATTGCCGTCCGTCTAGCTGCCTTGCGTAAGCAGCAAGAGGCCCAGAATGGTGATCTTCCCGCAGAGGATCGCACCTCTGGCCCTGGTGAATCACCCGATGCCGAGTCGTCGCTCGAGTTCGAGTTGAATTGGAACGCCCAACAAGACGACCTGCAAGCGGCCATTTACTCGCTGCAACCACCCGAGTTGCCGGAACGCCTCAGCCCGGCCCAAGCCGCACAGCTCGCTGAACTCATGGACTACATCCACATTCGTTTGCGGCATCTGCTGGTCAGCGTAGAAGTGAATGAACGGACCGAGAGCGTCGTGCTAGAAATGCGCGAGTGGCAAAGCCTGCTCGACCTACAAGCCCGCTTGGCCGTGCTGCTGCGAAGCATCGGCGAGCCTGAATAA
- a CDS encoding DUF1549 and DUF1553 domain-containing protein has protein sequence MFPKVVLAGLMVVSFALSGFAEDAANTIPSGKKIEKITVFPEKLVLEGPFAYAQVLLTAHLDSGEQVDLTRAAECLAPSPAITITPGGLVSPVADAQGELVFRVAGQEIKIPFEVKDSHADYQADFIRDVTPAMSKMGCNAGTCHGAKDGKNGFKLSLRGYDPLYDHRALVDDVAGRRFNRAVPEQSLMLLKTTGVVPHVGGSLTQPGERHYEILENWIAGGVQLDLDSPKVAKIDLYPQNPTVPLPGMTQQFAVYATLTNGKVLDVTADSFISSGDIEVATADEQGVLQLLRRGEAPVLARFDGAYDATTVTVMGDRTGFEWDDQPQYNYIDEFVDQKLQRVKVQSSGLCTDDQFVRRLYLDLTGLPPTADQVRSFLTDSRPSPEKRNALIDELIGSGPYVEYWTNKWCDLLQVNQKYLGDPGVHALRNWVKNAVASNMPYDQMVHEILTASGSTLDHPASAYYKILRTPEDTMENTTQLFLAVRFNCNKCHDHPFERWTQNQYYHLSAYFAQVGRKEDKRFAGQKIGGSAVEGATPLVEVIYDTGSGEVKHLLTGKVSEPQFPYQADLAETQDSRREELADWITDPNNQYFASSYVNRLWGYLLGRGIIEPIDDIRAGNPPTNPQLLAALTQSFVDSGFDTRHILREICRSRVYQQSIATNRWNEDDGINFSHAVPRRLPAEVLFDSIHQVTGSSYKLPQLPSGFRAAQLPGSEANIPFLDDFGRPARESSCECERATGVMLGPVMKLVNGPVINNAISDSNNALVKLAQETPDDAALIDEIFLRFLGRHPSEEETKLGIDLLNQPTPDLGIAEQAYNSRREALLAKMPQWEQALSRVARWTPLKLVSGSSRAGANFTQRDDQSVLVSGPLDKDLYEVVFDLPEGPLTGIRLEALPDDSLPAKGPGRAANGNFVLHELTAELRLADGSQGPAVKLGRAEATFSQTNWDVRGAVDGNLGSGWAVSPRFGEKHTALFELEEDITVPAGAKLVVRMDQQYQDSKHLLGCFRLAATASERPVRLESNVPADIREIVGKPADQRSAAEQQKLLTSYLAEDAPLKELEANLKQAQMLDSNRRLAGLQDLAWALINSPAFLFNR, from the coding sequence ATGTTTCCGAAAGTAGTTCTGGCCGGTCTGATGGTGGTTAGCTTCGCCCTTTCTGGCTTCGCCGAAGATGCCGCCAACACCATTCCTTCCGGCAAGAAAATCGAGAAGATCACCGTTTTTCCCGAGAAGCTGGTCCTGGAAGGCCCGTTCGCTTATGCCCAGGTTTTGCTTACCGCCCACCTGGATAGCGGCGAACAAGTCGATTTGACCCGGGCAGCCGAGTGCCTCGCCCCATCCCCCGCGATCACGATCACACCAGGTGGGCTCGTCTCGCCGGTTGCCGATGCCCAGGGAGAACTGGTTTTTCGCGTTGCCGGGCAAGAAATAAAAATTCCGTTCGAGGTAAAAGATTCGCACGCCGACTATCAAGCCGACTTCATCCGCGACGTAACCCCAGCGATGAGCAAAATGGGCTGCAACGCCGGCACTTGCCACGGGGCGAAAGATGGCAAGAACGGCTTCAAGCTTTCGCTACGTGGTTACGATCCGCTGTACGACCATCGGGCGTTGGTCGACGACGTCGCCGGTCGCCGTTTCAACCGCGCGGTGCCAGAACAAAGCCTCATGCTGCTGAAAACCACCGGCGTCGTGCCCCACGTCGGAGGCTCGCTCACCCAGCCTGGCGAACGCCATTACGAGATTCTCGAGAACTGGATCGCTGGCGGCGTGCAGTTAGATCTCGATTCTCCGAAGGTCGCCAAGATCGATCTCTACCCCCAGAACCCAACCGTCCCTCTGCCCGGCATGACGCAGCAGTTCGCCGTTTATGCCACGCTCACCAATGGCAAGGTACTCGACGTGACCGCTGATTCATTCATCAGCAGCGGCGATATTGAAGTCGCGACGGCGGACGAGCAAGGCGTTTTGCAGCTACTGCGTCGTGGCGAAGCCCCGGTGCTGGCTCGCTTCGACGGGGCCTACGACGCCACCACGGTTACCGTGATGGGGGACCGCACAGGTTTCGAGTGGGACGACCAGCCGCAGTACAACTATATCGACGAGTTCGTCGATCAAAAGCTGCAACGCGTGAAGGTCCAATCGTCTGGTCTTTGCACCGACGACCAATTCGTCCGCCGGCTATACCTAGACCTGACTGGTCTTCCTCCTACGGCCGATCAAGTCCGCAGCTTCCTCACCGATTCGCGTCCCTCGCCAGAAAAGCGAAATGCGTTGATCGACGAGCTAATCGGCAGCGGCCCTTACGTAGAATACTGGACCAACAAGTGGTGCGACTTGCTTCAGGTAAATCAAAAGTACCTGGGCGATCCTGGCGTGCATGCGCTACGTAACTGGGTCAAGAACGCCGTCGCTTCAAACATGCCGTACGATCAGATGGTTCACGAAATCTTGACCGCTTCCGGCTCGACTCTCGATCACCCGGCCAGTGCCTACTACAAGATTCTCCGCACGCCCGAAGACACGATGGAGAACACCACGCAGCTTTTCCTGGCGGTTCGCTTCAATTGCAACAAGTGCCACGACCATCCTTTTGAACGCTGGACACAGAACCAATATTACCACCTGTCTGCTTACTTCGCCCAAGTGGGACGGAAGGAAGACAAACGCTTCGCTGGGCAAAAAATTGGGGGCTCGGCAGTCGAAGGGGCCACGCCGCTAGTCGAAGTGATTTACGATACCGGCAGCGGCGAAGTGAAGCACCTTTTGACTGGTAAGGTCTCGGAGCCCCAGTTCCCCTATCAGGCCGATCTGGCCGAAACCCAAGACTCGCGCCGTGAAGAACTGGCCGACTGGATCACGGATCCCAACAACCAATACTTCGCCTCCAGTTACGTCAATCGTTTATGGGGCTATTTGCTGGGGCGGGGCATCATCGAGCCAATCGATGACATCCGCGCTGGCAACCCACCAACCAATCCTCAACTACTAGCCGCTCTGACCCAGAGCTTCGTAGATAGCGGCTTCGACACGCGGCACATCCTGCGCGAGATCTGCCGGTCGCGTGTTTATCAGCAGTCGATCGCCACCAACCGCTGGAACGAAGATGACGGTATCAACTTCTCGCACGCCGTGCCTCGCCGCCTGCCAGCCGAAGTCCTCTTCGATTCCATTCACCAAGTCACCGGCAGCAGCTACAAATTGCCCCAGCTTCCCTCTGGTTTCCGCGCCGCTCAATTGCCGGGCTCTGAAGCTAACATTCCGTTTCTGGACGACTTCGGTCGACCGGCGCGGGAAAGTTCGTGCGAATGCGAACGAGCCACCGGCGTGATGCTGGGCCCCGTGATGAAGCTGGTCAACGGCCCGGTGATCAACAACGCCATCTCCGACAGCAACAATGCGTTAGTCAAGCTCGCGCAAGAAACGCCTGACGATGCGGCGTTAATCGACGAAATCTTCCTCCGCTTCTTAGGCCGACACCCTAGTGAAGAAGAAACGAAGCTGGGCATTGATCTGCTAAATCAGCCAACGCCAGATCTAGGCATCGCCGAACAAGCTTACAACAGCCGGCGCGAAGCCTTGCTGGCCAAAATGCCGCAGTGGGAACAAGCACTTAGCCGAGTGGCTCGTTGGACGCCGCTGAAGCTAGTTTCCGGCAGTTCTCGTGCTGGGGCCAACTTTACTCAGCGCGACGACCAATCGGTTCTGGTTTCAGGGCCGCTCGACAAAGATCTGTACGAAGTGGTATTCGACCTGCCGGAAGGACCCCTGACTGGAATTCGCCTGGAAGCGTTGCCGGACGACAGCTTGCCGGCGAAGGGACCAGGCCGCGCAGCCAACGGCAACTTCGTACTCCACGAACTGACCGCCGAACTGCGTCTGGCGGACGGTAGTCAGGGCCCAGCAGTCAAGCTGGGCCGCGCCGAAGCGACCTTCTCGCAAACTAACTGGGACGTACGCGGCGCAGTCGATGGCAACCTTGGCAGCGGCTGGGCGGTCAGCCCTCGCTTTGGCGAAAAGCACACGGCGTTGTTTGAATTGGAAGAAGACATCACCGTTCCCGCTGGGGCTAAGTTAGTCGTTCGCATGGACCAGCAGTACCAGGACAGCAAGCATCTGCTGGGCTGCTTCCGCTTGGCGGCGACCGCCAGCGAACGCCCAGTGCGGCTGGAAAGCAACGTCCCTGCGGACATTCGCGAAATCGTCGGCAAGCCAGCCGACCAGCGAAGTGCTGCCGAACAGCAAAAGTTGCTCACGAGCTACCTTGCCGAAGACGCTCCCCTGAAAGAACTGGAAGCCAACCTCAAGCAAGCCCAAATGCTCGACTCCAATCGACGCCTAGCAGGCCTGCAAGACTTGGCTTGGGCACTGATCAACAGCCCGGCCTTCTTGTTCAATCGTTAA
- a CDS encoding ABC transporter permease subunit, translating into MTLAMLRQVWRESRWLMLGCSLVLFIFCWIRVWLVGRIDMSRFQGILEILRPEFENFSPVDFEQALTYPGRVAFTFTEPMVVFMIVIWGIARGSDAVSGPLGRGTMEMMLSQPVSRFRYMLCKNIITFAGALAIAASAWAGMACSIETTSVKRENQPIKMQIPLVKIEVAIPFTRDANAPQRMPLSDFVDKEDMLASALDLMALGIFFGGFTTLMSAWDQYRWRTIAIATGFLIAQLLLRVMSLSIEDMAWLKYTTIFSLYEPEVLVSYAVHQRGAEWSFWFHPTPETWKLGGLAYISILSGGGLAGFGLATWIFCRRDLPAPV; encoded by the coding sequence ATGACTTTGGCAATGTTACGACAAGTGTGGCGAGAATCACGCTGGCTGATGCTCGGCTGCTCGCTGGTGCTGTTCATTTTCTGTTGGATTCGCGTCTGGCTGGTCGGGCGCATCGACATGAGCCGCTTCCAGGGCATCTTAGAAATCTTACGGCCAGAGTTCGAAAACTTCTCGCCGGTCGACTTCGAGCAAGCTCTCACTTACCCAGGCCGCGTGGCGTTCACCTTCACTGAACCGATGGTCGTTTTCATGATCGTCATTTGGGGCATTGCCCGCGGCAGCGATGCCGTCAGCGGCCCCCTCGGGCGCGGAACGATGGAGATGATGCTCTCGCAACCGGTCAGCCGCTTTCGATACATGCTGTGCAAGAACATCATCACGTTTGCCGGAGCGTTGGCGATTGCCGCTAGTGCTTGGGCGGGCATGGCTTGCAGCATCGAGACCACCTCGGTTAAACGAGAAAACCAGCCGATCAAAATGCAGATCCCGCTGGTGAAAATCGAAGTCGCGATTCCTTTCACCCGCGATGCCAACGCCCCGCAGCGCATGCCGCTGTCGGACTTTGTCGACAAAGAAGACATGCTCGCCTCGGCACTCGACCTGATGGCCCTGGGGATTTTCTTTGGGGGCTTCACCACGCTGATGTCGGCCTGGGATCAATATCGCTGGCGAACAATCGCGATTGCCACCGGTTTTCTTATCGCCCAACTACTTTTGCGAGTCATGTCGCTTTCGATCGAAGACATGGCCTGGCTGAAGTACACGACGATCTTTTCGCTATACGAACCGGAAGTCTTGGTCAGCTATGCCGTTCATCAGCGTGGGGCCGAATGGAGCTTTTGGTTTCATCCCACGCCAGAAACCTGGAAGCTAGGCGGACTGGCCTACATCAGCATCCTCAGCGGTGGCGGGCTGGCAGGCTTTGGCCTGGCGACCTGGATTTTTTGTCGACGCGACTTGCCTGCCCCGGTATAA